A stretch of the Deltaproteobacteria bacterium genome encodes the following:
- a CDS encoding Rieske (2Fe-2S) protein yields MGVIHDNTSRRKFLSNAFMTFGLSFGLGALFVRFGQFITPDRKEKMTAKVLIGNLAEIPENAATPLEISGNKILVVRSEDGFNAFSRRCTDLGCLVSWEPAKQQFICPCHQGVYDKNGKNIAGPPPRPLDRFEVVAKGENVYIRLKA; encoded by the coding sequence ATGGGTGTAATACACGACAACACTTCAAGACGTAAATTCTTAAGCAATGCATTTATGACATTCGGACTCTCATTTGGTCTCGGCGCACTCTTTGTAAGGTTTGGACAGTTTATAACGCCTGATAGAAAAGAAAAAATGACTGCCAAAGTCCTCATAGGAAATCTTGCAGAGATTCCGGAAAATGCCGCTACACCTCTTGAGATTTCTGGAAATAAGATTCTAGTTGTGCGTTCGGAGGATGGGTTCAATGCCTTCTCCAGAAGATGCACAGACCTCGGCTGCCTTGTGAGTTGGGAACCTGCAAAACAGCAGTTCATATGCCCGTGCCATCAGGGCGTATATGATAAAAACGGCAAAAACATTGCAGGGCCTCCTCCAAGACCTTTAGACAGATTTGAGGTAGTGGCAAAGGGGGAGAATGTCTATATACGGCTTAAGGCATAA
- a CDS encoding cytochrome bc complex cytochrome b subunit, with the protein MAAGIEHAETKPLKGRIIDLIQEDVPDHLYSWPYTLGAIPLVLFGILLVTGILMTFYYIPYPDRAYESVREITYSIYLGWFIRGMHKLAVHLMILSLLFHITRVFITRAYKEGGEVKWLLGAGIFFTALAFGFTGYALVYDNISYWGMIVVTNMAGELPIIGKTLLLLLRGGEDVTEITLLRLYDLHTKLLPFLIITLLLSHILAVRFFGFAKLGTDLKSVPTQGMHKFFPEHAMEVGLISICLLIFIIDITMLFPPQLGSPANMQEVASNVSPPWYFSAVYKWITIAPRNAALFGVLFFSAIFFAYPYVDRFLTKRGANMQRINIAVGAAAVIVFVILTLWEIVL; encoded by the coding sequence ATGGCAGCAGGCATTGAACATGCAGAAACAAAACCCTTAAAAGGTAGAATCATAGACCTCATTCAGGAGGATGTGCCTGACCACCTTTATTCATGGCCGTATACACTTGGTGCAATCCCGCTTGTTCTGTTCGGAATACTTCTGGTTACTGGCATTCTGATGACATTTTACTACATCCCATACCCTGACAGGGCTTATGAGAGTGTAAGGGAGATAACATACTCTATCTATCTGGGCTGGTTCATAAGGGGTATGCACAAACTGGCTGTCCATCTGATGATATTGAGTCTGTTGTTTCACATAACACGGGTCTTCATAACAAGGGCATATAAGGAAGGGGGCGAAGTTAAATGGCTCCTTGGCGCAGGCATATTTTTTACTGCCCTTGCATTCGGTTTTACAGGGTATGCGCTTGTTTATGACAATATTTCTTACTGGGGCATGATCGTTGTTACAAACATGGCAGGAGAATTGCCTATTATCGGCAAGACGCTTTTGCTACTGCTTCGAGGCGGGGAAGATGTAACTGAGATTACACTCTTGAGGCTCTATGACCTGCATACAAAACTTCTGCCGTTTTTGATTATAACGCTGCTCTTAAGCCATATACTGGCAGTAAGATTCTTTGGTTTTGCAAAATTGGGGACAGATTTAAAATCTGTCCCCACACAGGGCATGCACAAATTCTTTCCTGAACACGCAATGGAGGTTGGACTAATATCAATATGCCTCTTAATATTCATAATTGATATTACAATGCTCTTTCCGCCTCAACTTGGAAGTCCGGCAAATATGCAAGAGGTAGCGTCAAATGTATCCCCCCCTTGGTATTTCAGCGCAGTATATAAATGGATAACCATAGCGCCCAGAAATGCCGCGCTCTTTGGGGTGTTGTTCTTCAGCGCAATATTTTTTGCATATCCTTATGTTGACAGATTTTTGACAAAGAGGGGCGCCAATATGCAGAGGATTAACATAGCAGTCGGAGCAGCAGCGGTTATTGTGTTTGTAATCCTGACACTGTGGGAGATAGTTTTGTAG
- a CDS encoding cytochrome C, translating into MGILGIILFLALTLVGYTGIKESKEEAPRPNITQKTKKCLDCHIDKGLTKGAIRDWKLSKHSAKGIGCNECHIPAKGAPERIVNMATACENREVRREVSSVNCKSCHEEKTKQFADGKHSKAWLAMEAMPTTKDQPPAIMGGEKGCGGCHKIGRDEGQCDSCHTRHKFSAAEARRPEACATCHMGFDHPQWEMYSTSKHGVIYEIEGDKWDFSKKIKDWYDKPLEASSKTPRAPVCVTCHMQEGSHAVKTSWGFLALRLPEDDKEWMGYRAKILKGLGVGLDSEEGKRRIQEIVVPADVARLTKEDWQQGRDKMVKTCSQCHGETWAKDELKKVDEIIKQADKLMAEAIDIVEGLYKDGLLPRPKDYPAHVDLLRFYEVQSGIEQKLYFMFLEHRMRAFQGGFHANPDYMHWYGWAEMKRDLAEIREEAKKLRTEHVQRAKANG; encoded by the coding sequence ATGGGGATTCTCGGCATCATCCTCTTCCTTGCCCTAACGCTTGTTGGATACACAGGTATAAAGGAATCAAAGGAAGAGGCGCCGAGACCAAATATTACACAAAAGACAAAGAAATGCCTTGACTGTCATATTGACAAAGGTCTGACAAAGGGGGCAATAAGGGATTGGAAGTTGTCAAAACACTCTGCAAAGGGGATTGGCTGCAATGAATGCCACATCCCTGCAAAAGGCGCGCCCGAACGAATCGTAAACATGGCGACTGCCTGTGAGAATAGAGAGGTTAGGAGAGAGGTTTCTTCAGTAAACTGTAAAAGTTGTCATGAAGAAAAGACAAAACAATTTGCCGACGGCAAGCACTCAAAGGCATGGCTTGCAATGGAGGCAATGCCTACAACAAAAGACCAGCCCCCTGCAATAATGGGAGGCGAAAAGGGGTGCGGCGGCTGCCATAAGATCGGCAGGGATGAGGGGCAGTGCGACTCATGCCACACAAGGCATAAGTTCTCGGCAGCAGAGGCAAGAAGGCCGGAGGCATGCGCAACATGCCACATGGGTTTTGACCATCCGCAGTGGGAGATGTATTCGACATCAAAGCACGGCGTAATATATGAGATAGAAGGGGATAAGTGGGATTTCTCCAAAAAAATCAAGGACTGGTATGATAAGCCGCTTGAGGCATCCTCAAAAACCCCGCGGGCGCCTGTATGCGTTACATGCCATATGCAGGAAGGCAGCCATGCGGTAAAGACATCATGGGGATTTCTTGCCTTGAGACTGCCTGAAGATGATAAGGAATGGATGGGATACAGGGCAAAGATATTAAAGGGTCTTGGAGTTGGATTGGACAGCGAAGAAGGCAAACGGAGGATACAGGAGATAGTGGTTCCGGCTGATGTGGCAAGACTGACAAAGGAAGATTGGCAGCAAGGAAGGGATAAGATGGTAAAAACATGCAGCCAGTGCCATGGCGAAACATGGGCAAAGGATGAACTTAAAAAGGTTGACGAGATTATAAAACAGGCTGACAAACTCATGGCAGAGGCAATTGATATTGTTGAAGGGCTTTATAAAGACGGGCTTCTGCCGAGACCGAAAGACTACCCAGCGCATGTGGATTTATTAAGGTTCTATGAGGTGCAGAGCGGGATAGAGCAGAAATTATATTTCATGTTCCTTGAGCACAGGATGAGGGCGTTTCAGGGCGGTTTCCACGCAAACCCTGATTATATGCACTGGTACGGCTGGGCAGAGATGAAACGGGATTTGGCAGAGATAAGGGAAGAGGCAAAGAAACTTAGAACAGAACATGTGCAGCGAGCGAAGGCGAACGGATAA